TGGCTTGGGCCGGTGTTTATGAAGGCTGGGTTGAAGGGGAAGGATATGGCGAAGCCGAAGAAACCGGAGATGTATGTATTTCGTGCAATTACACAACAAGCATTAGCGCTAATGATTTGGTTAGTCCAGAGACAATGGGGGCCGTCTGTGCCGTTGTATATCTTCTTGCGCTGATCTTCTTTATCCCCTTCGCATTCTACAAAGACATTGTTGCGGCTACTTCTGGAGGTGGTAATCGTGATGTTGTTTTAGAAGTCCATCATGTGGAAACTGGACGATATTTGCATCGATTCCCACATGGACGGGTTGGTCTTCTCTTTGTATATTCCTGTTGCTTTCGCTGACTGGTGATAGCTCGCGTCTTATCTGTCCGGACTTCTTTCCCTGCAATGCATCGTCATTTTAGGCCTTGGAGACGACCTCCTAGACATCAGATGGCGGCACAAAGTCCTAATCCCAGCATTTGGTGCAATTCCCATGCTTATCGTCTACTTCGTCGACTTTGGCGTCACCCAAGTGGTAGTACCCGCACCGTTACAGCACTACCTAGGCGAGATGCTCGACCTTGGATACCTGTACTACGTCTACATGGCAGCTGTCGCAATATTCTGCCCCAATTCCATCAACATGCTAGCAGGCATCAACGGAGTGGAAGTTGCACAGTCCCTGGTCATCGCGCTGTTACTGATTGCCAACGATGTGCTGTATCTGGCGCCGATTACGCCCTTCCCGCACCCGGCTATGGATTCGCATTTGTTTTCGATTTACTTCCTCTTGCCGTTTGTTGGAGTTTCAGCGGCGTTGTTGTGTCATAATTGGTATCCGTCGAAGGTATTCGTGGGCGATACGTACTGCTACTTTGCAGGCATGGTATTTGCCGTGGTTGGCATTCTGGGGCATTTCAGCAAGACGCTATTGCTTCTCTTCGTTCCCCAGGTTTTCAACTTTCTCTACTCGACTCCACAGCTGTTTAATTTGGTTCCGTGCCCAAGGCATCGGCTACCTCGGTTCAATTCTGACACTGGACTGCTAGATGCATCAGTGACggaatggaaagaaaaaCCGCCATCACGGCTAATCGCGACTTGTTTGGAACTCGGGCGGTTGCTACAATTAATCCGCCTGACAAAGAACAAAGACGGCAAGATAGTGGAGTCAACAAACCTGACACTCCTCAATCTGTGGCTAGTCTGGATGGGCCCGATGCGTGAGGACCGTTTGGCATGGCATATGGTAGGCGTGCAGACTATTTGCGGGCTGTTCGGATTATTTGTGAGACACCGGTTAGCACTACTGGTGTTTCGGCAGGACAATCGCATGTTTAGTACTGCATGATTAGAATTGTGTTCAATGTATTGTTGCATCATTGATGACTTTTAACTCCGCTAAGTCCGCTGCAGCGTCATCGGCGGTGGGCCATGACGATTATCGCCCCCAACAAGGCTTTCTACGGCTCTCATATAGTTTAGTTGTTAATATGAGTAGATGGAAGTAGAGAGAAGTATGGAGATAAAGTTGAACCTAGCCGGAGATAGGCTCCACCGGTCAGCAATGGGGAGATATATAAGGCCGGAGGCTTCGTCCGTCTacgttcttctcttcagaACACTACCTCTACACTTTTACATTCAATTGACTCAATTGACGAATATCATCTACGAAAAATGGCCAGTCTCTTCGCACCCGCCCCCGAACCCCCAACCGAGCTGGGCCGGTACCGCATCCTCTCCTCGACCGCCGGTATCCGTGTCTCCCCCCTCCAGCTGGGCGCCATGTCCATCGGCAGCGCATGGAACAACTTCATGGGCTCCATGGATAAGGAAGCCTCCTTCAAGCTCCTCGACGCCTACTATGAAGCCGGCGGCAACTTCATCGACACCGCCAACAATTACCAGAACGAGGAATCCGAGACTTGGATCGGCGAGTGGATGGCGTCGCGCAAGAACCGCGACCAGCTTGTGCTTGCGACCAAGTTCACCACGGACTACAAGTCGTATGACTTGGGTAAGGGTCGCGCGCCGAACCACTGCGGTAACCACCGCCGTAGTCTGCACATGAGCGTGCGGGATTCGCTGAAGAAGTTGGGCACGGACTGGATTGATGTGCTGTACTTGCACTGGTGGGACCACACGACTTCGATCGAGGAGATTATGGACAGTCTGCATATTTTGGTTGAACAGGGTAAGGTGCTGTATTTGGGTATTTCGGACTCGCCCGCGTGGGTGGTTTCTGCTGCCAATACCTACGCGCGCGCGCACGGCAAGACACCCTTCAGCATCTACCAGGGACGTTGGAACGTGCTGCTGCGCGACTTTGAGCGCGAGATCATTCCCATGGCGCGACACTTCGGCATGGCCCTGGCGCCGTGGGATGTGCTTGGCAGCGGCAAGTTCCAGACCAAGAAGGCGATCGAAgagcggaagaagaagggcgaAGGACTGCGGACAATGCTCGGTACCGGTGAACAGACCGAGGAGGAGGTGCGGATGTCCGAAGCACTGGCTAAGGTGGCCGAGGAGCATGGCATTGAATCAGTGACTGCCATTGCGCTGGCGTATGTGATGGCCAAGACACCCAATGTGTTCCCCTTGGTCGGTGGACGGAAGATCGAGCATTTGCACGACAACATTCAAGCGTTGAAGATCAAACTTACTCCGCAGCAGGTCGAGTACCTGGAGAGTGTGCGGCCGCTGGACCCGGGATTCCCCAACACGTTTATTGGACCGGATCCCAAGGTAACGGGACAGGCAAGCTTTTTGTTGGCGGCAAACTCACAGCTGGCGTTTGTGCGGGCTCCTAGACCTATTGGATTGGAGTAATTTCACTAGATATGTACAGAATACCTAGGAGTGCCTTGAATACACCTGATAGGAAGTACCTGATCTATTCCGCTTGTAATACTCCGTGCCGCTACCGAGAATACCCGGGCACGTGACTGGGTGCAGAATAAACGGCTTCATGTGATCCCCGCCACAGAGAGGGGCAACCACGGCACGCTAGTACCATAGCACAGTATTTGATTGGCCAGAAAGAATTTTATTAAAGCTTGGCGCTGTGTCAGAAGTTAGGTAAGCAGCGCCTGAATGGCTTTGTTCGTATCGAAGTAGGGCACTACCCCTGCATACAGCTGCAGTACAGGGGAGGAAGCATGCACATAATAAGcatagaaaaaagaagaatcccTACACGGCAGAGCTATGGTATCATCCTGGACATTGGTAAATGAGCATTGGCAGCAGAGTATCGATGACAGCAGTAAATCCGAACAAACTCCGTCACGCAATGGGCCCCCGCGGTGAAGCCATCGAAAAAGGATTAATGGAACTTCTGAATGGATCGAATCTTCCACGCTTTAAAGAGgggctcttttttttttttttcctcttttttctcttccgtTTATCTGCCTCACTGTCCTATAAAAATTTTCCAATTCTTTTACATCTACTCGTCGCATTCCTTTCCTCTGTATATatccttctttttttttcttgttatACTTCATTGCTATTGTAGATAATCGCATTGCCCAAGCATATTTACTCCCGAATTTACCACCACTGCCGAATAGCCTATTGCAGCCATGGCCACCGCgacgaccaccaccaccaagactATGAACCCCCCCTCCCCCGATGCTTACGTGCAGCTCGACAACCCACCTGTTGTAATCCAAGAGAAACAAGAATCCCTCCAATCTTCGCCCATTTTGAACCGTCAAAGAGCCCTTTTGATCCACGCTGCCCAGCAACCCTATACTCTTGTTACCGACCACCTCGTGCCGGCAATCTTGAAAGAAGGCGAAATTCTCGTCAAGGTTGCTGCCATTGGCCTCAACCCCGTCGACTGGAAGGGCCCGTACGTACCCATTCCCCTGCGACAATGGCGATGTAGCACTAACGGCGCATAGTGCATTCAATTTTGGTCTCCCATCGCTTCCCTGGATCAACGGTCGTGACTTGGCTGGCATTGTCGTTCGCGGTTCTGATCCATCGGGGCGCGTCCGTACTGGCGATCTCGTCCTCGTTCCCTCCACGGACTACCGCGACATTCGTAAAGCGGCGTTCCAGGAATACGCCATCACTACTGCCTCCAACGCCGCCCGTATTCCCTCCACTACCTGCCCCAAGGCCGCCGCTTCGCTGGGCGTGGCGTTCGTGGCCTCCGTGCTGTCATTGGGTGTATCGTTGGGCTTGGACCTGTCCGCAGTCGGTTCCCTACCCGGGCCGGACCTTGTTAACACATTGAAGGGGGTGGACGAGAATGAAATCCCGGTTGATGTGCGGGGCGAGTGTTTCTCTGCATCTGAGGATGCGGATCGCATTAAGAAGGGCGACTGGTTGGCTATTTGGGGCGGTATGCTTCCTTTCCCACTGCCCAATCGCATAGGAATACATATGTATACTAATAATCGCAGCCTCCACAACCACTGGTTTCATCACTCTTCAACTCGCAAAACTCGCCGGCCTCCGCGTTATTTGCGTCGCCGACGTTGCCCGCCACGGCGCCAAACTCCTCGAACTCGGTGCAGACCTCCTTGTGGACCGACAGGACCCCGAGCGCGCCGTGCAAATTATCCAAGGCGTTACTAACAACAAACTCCGCTACGCCATCGACATTGTCGGCCGGGAGACCGCTACACTCCTGCAGCGCACACTTGCGAACTCGGAGCGGGCGCACTTGCTCGGCTACGCGGGTCTGCCCAAGGAGCAGTTGGGGAACATCAAGTACCATAACATTCCTGTGAAATTGTTCCACTCGTCGCAGGCCGTCGGGGAGCAGATGGTTTGTTGGTTGGAGGGTTTGATGCAGAAAAAGTTGGTGAGTCTGCCGGAGATCGTGCAGGCGCAGGGTGGTCTTGGGGGGATTAATGCTGCGTTGGAATTGTTGCGTAGTGGGAGTGTAGGCGGTAAGCGGGTGGTTGTCAACTTGGATTGATTTGATTTGTTTTATGTCTTAAAATTGCATGTAGATAATGATAACGAGCATATAgattcttttttctttttcattctGCTGAGTGCCATGTCATACCATCTATGTACGTATATACAGAGCTCAATTCTTCAGTGCATACGCAGGaacctcctcatccttcctCCACACATACTTCGCTCCCGGATGCTCTGCAGGCAAACGCCTCCTCCCCTCCTTCCCATAAACATTCTCCCTAAATGTACCACCTGGGACCTTATAATCGTCCCAGAACATCCCCCGCCTCCTCAACTCCGGCACCAAAAACTCAATAATATCCTCAAACGTCTCCGGCACACTCGCGTAACTAAAATTAAACCCATCCACATCGCCCACCTCAACCCACCTCGCCAATTCATCCGCAACAGTCTTCGTACTCCCGATGATCTTCGCTCCGTTCCCGCCCAAGACCAGGTACTCAGCAATAGCTCGCTTATCCCATTTCTTCCCGTTGGAGCCCGGCACTGTGCTGGCCCAGTGGTTCACCATGGATCGAATAGCGGGGGCCTCGACGAAGCGGAAGTCTTGGTCGTCGGTGTAGGAGGAGAGATCGTAGCCGGACCATCCGCCGAAGAGGCCGAGGGCGCCTTCACGGTCGCCGTACGAAGCTAGgttctcaaacttggcgcgTGCAGCTTCATCGGTTTCGGCGACGATGACTAGTATGCCGGCGATGATCTTGATGTCTTCAGGCTTGCGGCCAGCCGCCGCAGCTTGCGAGCGGATGCTGTCAACGGATGGCCGGACGAGCTCTGGTGTCTGTGCGTGGAGGAAGATGGCTTCTGCGTGGGTTGCTGCGAAGGCCTTTCCGGCTGTCGAAGTACCGGCCTGCAATATGAATGGCGTCCGCTGCGGACTCGGCTCACAGAGATGTGGGCCGGGGATGTTGAAGTATTTCCCCTTGTGATCGATCCGTCTCACGGCCTTAGGATTTGCATACCCCTCCGCGGGGTTAGGTAGGTAGGGCTCATCCCTCCACGAGCCTTCCCAGAGCTTATACGTGACATGCAAATACTCATCAGCGATGCGATACCGCTCGTCATGCTCGATCTGCGTATTCAACCCGAAATTCCGCGCCGCGGAGTCCAAATAACTCGTAACAATATTCCACCCCACCCGTCCCCCACTCAAGTGATCAACCGTACTGAATTTCCTCGCCAACATGTACGGATTCTCATACGTCGTCGACGCCGTAATCCCGAAACTAATGCTGTTCGTCGCAGCCGCCATCGCCGGCACCGCATACAGCGGATCATTAATCGGGAACTGCGCGCCGGCGGGAACAATAGGGTCTGTGTTCTGCGGGCCCTTGTAGACATCGTAGGGGCCAAGAACGtcggcgaagaagatggcATGGAATTTGGCATCTTCGAGCTTTTTGGCGAGATCGATCCAGTGCGAGAGGTCTTTGTAGGAGCGGCCGCGGTCTTTGGGGTAGCGGGTTAAGCCCGGGTTTAGGTGGGAGGGGCTTTGCATTGCGAAGGCGTTGAGGATTAGGGACTTCATTTTGATGGTTTATTTCGGTCCTGTTCCTGTGCCTGTTCCCGTTTGGATGTGGTTTCTGGTTTACTGTTTTCGAGGAGGGAGACATGCTTGCGGGCTATATACTCCGCACGATATTTTACCCTATGTACACGTGCAACAGGGATGTGATGGCGTGAGATCACGACAGACATATTCTCTACTATAATTGAATAAAAATTATCCCGGAGAGTTATGATCGTTGTAAAGGAGATTAGCTCCCGTTGACTGAAAGAAGAAACGTTAACTTTCCTTCATCAAGCAGCATTTAGTCGTTACTTTATTCGATATTACTGCTCTTTTCACAAGAAATAGAGCCATTGAGTCTATATGGGATCAAAGTAAACTAAGCTAAACATCCCACCACCCCTCCAGATGCATCCTCAAATCAATTTCCTCTGGTAACCGTAAATGCGGCGTCAACTCCACTTCCTCGCCCTCCTTGGCCGCCAACTCCCGTTTCGACCATCCATTCCCAAGCCATGCAAACCGATTCCCGCTCGCATTGTCATACGTATACTCAAAATCTTCCCACCTGGGTTCCCGTCGTACGATATTCACGAGCGTGGCACTACCCGGGAATAACCCGTGAACTCGTCCTCCAGGTCGTCCACCGTTATACCACGAGCTGCAGTTCGCAGACCACACGGTGCGCGGGTAGAACGCGTCGCAGAACTGCACAAAGTCATCCGCTGCGGCCTTGGAGGGGACGATAGTGCGGATTCCTTGCCCGCGCACTTTGCGGAGCACCTTTGCGACGTAGGTGACTTGGTTCTCGACTGCGTTGGGGACGGTCCCGCTGTGGCCGCTGGAGTAGGGGCCTCCGAGCCAGAGAAGGTTCGGGAAGTGCGGTGTTGCTACGCCCAAGTATGTGTAAGGGAAGCCCCAGCGGCCGGAGTGCTGCCAGTCTGTTTGGAGGTTGTAGCCGTTGGCGGTGATGGGGAAGGGGGGTGCGTGGTCTCTGTTTGCGCCGGTGGAGCAGATGACCACGTCTACATCTCTGGATTCGCCATCGACGGTCACGATGCCAGTTTCCGTAAAGTGCGAGATCCGGGTCTGAATGAATGACACGTTCTCCTTGGTTAGGGCTTCGAGGTATCCCGGGCCCGGGGTGGGACGACGGCAGTTTGGTGGGAAGTCTGGGATGATTTTGTCGGATAAGTCGGGTTTATCAGAGACTCGTTTTAGCATGAGCTCGCTCCATTGGTCGCGCTGTTGTTGGTTCTCTGGGGAGTCTTTGAAGATAGCCCCGAAGCGCTGGAAGTAGCCTTTTTCAACTCCCCGGCGGTATTCAAGGTATGTCTGCGGGTCTTTAAAGGACTCGCGCTGCTCTTCTGGGAACAAGTTGGGTTCGAGCCGACGGACTCCTGTCACGCCGAAGGAATCTGCGATCCAAGTGCGGTTACGGGCGTAGTGGTCAACATGCGCGGCAATTGGTTGGACGGATGGAAGAACTTGGAGGCCTGATGCGCCATTGCCGATTAGGGCCACTCGTCTGTCTTTGAGGTCAACGCTGTGGTCCCAGTTTGACGAGTGGAAGAGGGCCCCTTTGTACTCGTTGATTCCGGGGTAGTCGGGGAGTTTCCAGGCGTTGAAGTGGCCGATAGCATTGATGACAATGTCCAGCTCTTCGACGTATGTCTGCCACTGTAAGTATCACATCATCCGGAGAAGTTCGAAGAAAACTTACCTTGGAATTGGTTAAATCCTGCAACGTGACTTTCCACTTCGCCTTCTCAGGGACCCATTCGGCACTTTCTACCTGCTGCTGCAGTCGCAGATATTGGTAGACGTTATACTTCTGAGCAACACTCTTCCAGTAGTCGCGAATCTCATGACCCTGCGCGAATTCCTCAGTCCACTGCGTATTCGGAGCAAAGCCAGACTGATACACATGCGCGGGGACATCGCATCGAACCCCGGGATATGTATTTTCGAACCAAGTCCCTCCCTACCACCATTAGTCCCGATCACGAGCCATTCACAGTAGTATCAGTAGTATACGAACGTACCACATCAGCATTCTTATCGTAAATGCGCAAATCCAAACCCGGTACCTTGGCTGGTAACAACGCACCAGCGGTGACACCTGTCAACCCCGCGCCAATGACACCCACTTTGATGGGCTTTACTTCATCAATAGGATGCTCTTCTAGCTGGAAAGCTGATTTGTAAACCGGGGCCGGTTTTGACTCGGGAGTGGATATAGGCTCGGAGGTGGGTGTGTTTTTGATCTCGACGGTCACTTTCTCCTTGGGACCGAGGTCAATTGGCGGGGTATAATCTTGACCATAGCCATTGGTGAAAGGCTGGACGGGGATGCTAAAACCGTCGACTGCTGCCATATTGCCTTACTTGCGATAATGAATGATGCAGTCAAGACACAGCCAAAGTCGTACAGCAACATCGGCACAATTATAGATACGCGGATGCACTGCACGCCATCGCGAGGGGATTATACACCATGCAATGCATTATGCCGATGATTTGCTAGAGTCGAAAGGTTCAATGCTGGGATGTTGTTGCGACAGCGTCGGAAACGCACATCATTGCGGATCGCGATGGTGTCAATCGCATATAAATTAATGCCTTTATACAGTCGGGGCCAGTGCCTCGGTAGTATTATTAGTGCTCTAGATATGAAAAATACCCGTTCAATTGAACATCCGAGTATTCACTGCTTCTTATCAAGTATGCAAGTGGGGTGAGTGAATATTGTCTATTGGTGGGTGGCATCTGATAAATATTGTTCATACTAACCTAGTCAAGCCCAGaatcttccttcttccttctcctcacTGCTCTCCTGGTTCTAATTTATTTCCTCCTGGTCAAAGTGCCTTCCCCGCAGTGATCCCAGATATTAAGAATCCAGACGAAGCAATCTCATGGTTCAGCGACCTTTATCATACCATCCAAGATATATTCCCGGTTCATTAACCGGATAAGGAGATCATAGACAGGATGCTTCCCCCAGACGATAGCTGCGACAACTAAACGAGAAGGTCTTCTGACGGAATTTAGCGATACTTTCTTTCGGGGCTACTTTTATATGCATGTCGCTTCTCATCCCAGCGATCAGATAAGACGAATCAATTAGTCTCATGCCAGGGCTTATCCAGGCTGGTATAGTGTTAAAAAACTCACCAAAAGGTCTGATTGACTCCAGACCGACTCAATGGAAAGAATCTATTCCTAGGGAAGTCGAACTACCTCACCTGACTGCTTATCCGATTTAATCTAGAACAAAAAGACATGACAGAAGAGATCAAATTAATGAATGAGGCAACAGGGAAATGCCCATTCAGCATTGCAAGGTATTATCACCTTGAAATATCTCAAGTGGGCAGGGAAGTTGATGACATCCGCGACAATGTTTGTAGGAAACTTGATGTCTTGATATGACAGGAGCACATTACGGACCAGCACGTCCTAGTGCATACCGATGATCGAGTCAAGCCGGTCCACTCAGCAAGCGCAAGTGCTCAAGCTCACCTTTCAGGTCATGTTATCATGCAGGTTATAGAAGCCTATCTGCAGAGTGAAGTCTCGTGTCTTTATGCTTTCTGCGCTGAAGAGCTGTATTGAATGATATGGATCATTGCATACAAATGCTCCGAAAAGTGCTACTTTGTCTCGGTGCCAAAGCCAAACAGAACAATAGCAGTCCCGACGGAGCACTTTTGCAAATTCAAGTATTTCTCACTGCTCATTTCAAGAAGTTGTTGCAGTTAGGGAACGAGCTGGACTCTCCCACCCTCCTACCGGGTCTCGCTTTGATTGTACATGCCCAATCGTGGGTATTTTATCAGGCTTATCAACAGCCAGGACAAGTTGTAAGTCCCTGAGTCTTGTGAATTGTTGCATTTACTGACCAGTGCACAGTACATGGAGAGAGTTGACGAACTTCCTCTTACCGTGGTGGGTCATTCAGACGTGCTGAACTTTATGATATGTTGTCCCATATTGCGACTTACATGGAGGACACATTTTTACCTAGTTGGCATACGCCGAAGCCCAGTTACTAGGTTACATGGGCGAGCACCCCAACACGGTTCAGCAAGTGCTGATGAATGCTGAAGTGCCAATTTGGCTTTCCGATTCAATCCATGAGTTGCGCAGTGACCATCGAATTTTCACAGGTACACTACAACGGAGATCACTGTTTTCCATATCCTATTGTCACCAGAGACGATAATAGTACTAAATGAAAGCATCCCCAGGTCCTGTTTAGGGTATGGAGTAATACAACCAATCAGCCTGCCTCAATTAGTCTCCGTAGTCGGCGGcagaatctgaagaagaattaCCGCGGATAAGCGCCCTCGGCTAAACCCAAAGGGGGAAGTGGCACCGGTCTCGGGGTAGTGGGCCCCCCGATCTACCAATAAATAAGTGGCAAAAGACTGCTGACCAGCCGAGATCGGAGCAGCCCCTCGAGCGACATCGCGACAGTCAATAGTAAAGGACATTCATAACCTCCCTCTTTCCTCCAATCCTCACTGTTCTCATATCTTGTTGCTATTAGTCTTTATTCTTCTTGTTAgcctgttcttcttgttgtatATTCATCATGCCCGCAGTCGATAAGAAGCCCAAGACCCTCTACGATAAGGTGGTTGACGCCCACATAGTCAACGAGCAGGAGGACGGCACGATCCTGCTGTATATCGACAGACACCTTGTCCACGAAGTCACCTCTCCCCAAGCCTTTGAAGGCCTCAAGAATGCCAGTAGAAAGGTCCGCCGGCCGGACTGCACTTTGGTCACCGTTGACCACAACATCCCCACCTCTTCCCGCAAGAACTTCAAGAATGTCGACGAATTCATCGAGGAAAATGACTCCCGGATTCAATGCTCGACCCTCGAAGAGAATGTGAAGGACTTTGGCCTCACATATTTTGGAATGGGTGACAAGCGTCAGGGTATCGTCCACATTATCGGTCCTGAGCAAGGGTTTACTCTCCCCGGAACCACCGTTGTCTGCGGTGATAGTCACACTTCTACACACGGTGCCTTTGGCTCTCTCGCCTTTGGTATCGGTACCTCTGAGGTCGAGCACGTCCTCGCTACCCAGACCCTCATCTCCCGCAGAAGCAAGAACATGCGCATCCAGGTCGACGGTGAGCTCCCTCCCGGTGTCACCTCCAAGGATGTCGTTCTTCACATTATCGGTGTTATTGGTACTGCCGGTGGCACTGGTGCCGTCATTGAGTTCTGTGGCTCCGTTATCCGTGCTCTTAGCATGGAAGCCCGTATGTCCATGTGTAACATGTCCATCGAAGCTGGTGCGCGTGCTGGCATGATCGCACCCGATGAGGTTACTTTCGAATATCTCAAGGGCCGTCCCTTGGCTCCCAAGTACGACAGTGCTCAGTGGCAGAAGGCTGTCAACTACTGGTCTAGCCTGAAGTCGGACGAGGGTGCCGTGTATGACACGACCGTCCTGCTCGACGGCAAGGATATCATCCCTACCGTCTCGTGGGGTACTTCTCCCCAGGATGTGGCGCCTATTAACGGCGTTGTTCCGGGCCCTGACGACTTTGAGGATGAGAACCGCAAGGCCTCTTGCAAGCGTGCTCTCCAATACATGGGTCTTGAGGCTGGTACGCCCCTGAAGGACGTCCAGATCGACAAGGTTTTTATTGGTTCTTGCACCAATGCCCGTATTGAGGATCTGCGGGCCGCCGCGAAAGTGGTCAACGGCAAGAAGATTGCTTCCAACGTTAAGCGTGCCATGATCGTCCCTGGTTCCGGTCTGGTCAAGCAGCAGGCTGAGTCTGAGGGTCTCGATAAGATCTTCACCGACGCTGGTTTCGAGTGGAGAGAGGCAGGTTGCTCCATGTGCTTGGGTATGAACCCTGACATTCTGTCGCCCCAGGAGCGCTGCGCCAGTACCTCCAACCGTAACTTCGAAGGTCGTCAAGGTGCTGGTGGCCGTACCCACCTGATGTCCCCCGCCATGGCTGCTACT
This region of Aspergillus chevalieri M1 DNA, chromosome 4, nearly complete sequence genomic DNA includes:
- a CDS encoding flavin-containing monooxygenase (COG:Q;~EggNog:ENOG410PI3E;~InterPro:IPR020946,IPR036188;~PFAM:PF13450;~go_function: GO:0004499 - N,N-dimethylaniline monooxygenase activity [Evidence IEA];~go_function: GO:0050660 - flavin adenine dinucleotide binding [Evidence IEA];~go_function: GO:0050661 - NADP binding [Evidence IEA];~go_process: GO:0055114 - oxidation-reduction process [Evidence IEA]); translated protein: MAAVDGFSIPVQPFTNGYGQDYTPPIDLGPKEKVTVEIKNTPTSEPISTPESKPAPVYKSAFQLEEHPIDEVKPIKVGVIGAGLTGVTAGALLPAKVPGLDLRIYDKNADVGGTWFENTYPGVRCDVPAHVYQSGFAPNTQWTEEFAQGHEIRDYWKSVAQKYNVYQYLRLQQQVESAEWVPEKAKWKVTLQDLTNSKTYVEELDIVINAIGHFNAWKLPDYPGINEYKGALFHSSNWDHSVDLKDRRVALIGNGASGLQVLPSVQPIAAHVDHYARNRTWIADSFGVTGVRRLEPNLFPEEQRESFKDPQTYLEYRRGVEKGYFQRFGAIFKDSPENQQQRDQWSELMLKRVSDKPDLSDKIIPDFPPNCRRPTPGPGYLEALTKENVSFIQTRISHFTETGIVTVDGESRDVDVVICSTGANRDHAPPFPITANGYNLQTDWQHSGRWGFPYTYLGVATPHFPNLLWLGGPYSSGHSGTVPNAVENQVTYVAKVLRKVRGQGIRTIVPSKAAADDFVQFCDAFYPRTVWSANCSSWYNGGRPGGRVHGLFPGSATLVNIVRREPRWEDFEYTYDNASGNRFAWLGNGWSKRELAAKEGEEVELTPHLRLPEEIDLRMHLEGWWDV
- the luA gene encoding 3-isopropylmalate dehydratase LEU1 (BUSCO:EOG09260SL3;~COG:E;~EggNog:ENOG410PH7V;~InterPro:IPR004431,IPR004430,IPR033941,IPR033940, IPR001030,IPR012235,IPR018136,IPR036008,IPR015931, IPR015928,IPR000573;~PFAM:PF00330,PF00694;~go_component: GO:0009316 - 3-isopropylmalate dehydratase complex [Evidence IEA];~go_function: GO:0003861 - 3-isopropylmalate dehydratase activity [Evidence IEA];~go_function: GO:0051539 - 4 iron, 4 sulfur cluster binding [Evidence IEA];~go_process: GO:0009098 - leucine biosynthetic process [Evidence IEA]) — translated: MPAVDKKPKTLYDKVVDAHIVNEQEDGTILLYIDRHLVHEVTSPQAFEGLKNASRKVRRPDCTLVTVDHNIPTSSRKNFKNVDEFIEENDSRIQCSTLEENVKDFGLTYFGMGDKRQGIVHIIGPEQGFTLPGTTVVCGDSHTSTHGAFGSLAFGIGTSEVEHVLATQTLISRRSKNMRIQVDGELPPGVTSKDVVLHIIGVIGTAGGTGAVIEFCGSVIRALSMEARMSMCNMSIEAGARAGMIAPDEVTFEYLKGRPLAPKYDSAQWQKAVNYWSSLKSDEGAVYDTTVLLDGKDIIPTVSWGTSPQDVAPINGVVPGPDDFEDENRKASCKRALQYMGLEAGTPLKDVQIDKVFIGSCTNARIEDLRAAAKVVNGKKIASNVKRAMIVPGSGLVKQQAESEGLDKIFTDAGFEWREAGCSMCLGMNPDILSPQERCASTSNRNFEGRQGAGGRTHLMSPAMAATAAIVGKLADVREHVVASPVLGKAQPKVDVEQTHEEPESEEEFDRIMDLPADNEPHTNTSAGGTSPAGLPKFHILKGIAAPLDRANVDTDAIIPKQFLKTIKRTGLGSAAFYELRYHPDNTENPEFILNQGIYRNSNILVVTGPNFGCGSSREHAPWALLDFGIKCIIAPSFADIFFNNTFKNGMLPVVISDEAILTKIADEARAGRELEIDLPNQQVKDAQGNKLADFEVDGFRKHCLINGLDDIGLTLQLEDKIRTFETKRTLETPWLDGSGYLKRGARGATMVEAAPTPKTNRGDVKNEPLEW